From the genome of Rhizobium oryzihabitans:
AAGATGCGCGTTTCCATGAAGCTGCAGTCGCTGGCAACCGCGCTGTTCGCCTCCTCGCCCTTTACCGAGGGAAAGCCGAACGGCCTTCTGTCCTGGCGCGGCGATATCTGGCGCGACACCGACAATAACCGCTCCGGCGTGCTTCCCTTCACATTCAATGATGATTTCGGCTTCAAGGACTACGTCGAATGGGCGCTTGATGTGCCGATGTATTTCATCGTGCGCGACGGCAAATATCATGATTGTACGCATGTCACCTTCCGCCAGTTCATGAACGGCGCGCTGAAGGGCGAAATCGCCGCATGGGAACCGACCATGGGCGACTGGACGAACCATCTCTCCACATTGTTTCCGGATGTGCGCCTCAAGCGTTTTCTTGAAATGCGCGGTGCGGATGGCGGTCCGTGGCGGCGCATCTGCGCCCTGCCCGCCTTCTGGGTCGGCCTTCTTTATGATCAGGAAGCGCTTGATGCGGCCGATGCATTGACGGCCGGCTGGAGTTTCGACGAGGTGATCGCGCTCCGCGATGCCGTGCCGGCCAGGGGGCTCGGCGCTGAGATTGCCGGCAAGCCGCTTCTCGGCCTTGCCCGCGAGGTGCTCGACATTTCCCGCACCGGTCTCAAAAACCGCAACCGGCTGAATGGCGACGGCCAGGACGAGACAGTGTTCCTGTCATCGCTGGACGAGGTGCTTGCCAAGAAGACAACGCTCGCCGACGACCTGCTGTCGCTCTATAACGGCCGCTGGGGTGGATCGGTGCTGCCGGTGTTCGAGGAATATCAGTACTAGGGCCGAGCCCCCAGCGCCCACCAGGGTGTAAACGCTGCGATTTGACATTGCCGCGACAGCGGTCCCGGCTTGTCATCTCGGCTGGCAACACCTGCCACTCCGTGAGGCGGCCGGCATAGCTTCAATGATATTTCTACGTTTGCGTCCCGGGATCGCAGGGGGATGAGCGCTTGCGTGATGGATTGTTTGGGAATGACCCGCAATATCACAGGGCCCGTGAGAAAGGTGTGCAGGGCTGATTGGTCTGAAGCAGATGTACGGGGACTTCCATTCCTCACCATCCAGTGCGATTTTGCCGCCATCGTCAAAGCCATCCTCGCTCGACGGACTGAATGTCATTTATAATCAAAAGGGTTGGTTAAGTTTCGCCTCCTCGGCCCCTGAGGAAAACACCGGCCATAAAATATGAAAACTGGCGGCCTTCCGACCGCCAGTGTGTGATTGGGTCTCGGCAATCAGACCTGCTAATTACCGTTATTATTTTCGTGATTGTGATGGCCATCGTGGTCGCCACCGCCGTCATGATCGCCACCGCGGCCATGGTCGCCACCGCCGTCGTGATCGCCACCTCGGCCATGGTCGCCACCGCCGTCGTGATCGCCACCGCGACCATGGTCGCCACCGCCATCATGATCGCCACCACCGCCATGGTTACCACCACCGCCGTGGTCACCACCACCGCCATGGTCACCACCACCGCCGTGGTCGCCGCCACCGCCGTGGTCACCACCACCGCCATGGTCACCGCCACCGCCATGGTCACCGCCACCGCCATGGTCACCACCACCGCCATGGTCGCCGCCACCGCCATGGTCACCACCACCGCCATGATCGCCACCGCCGCCGTGGTCACCGCCACCGCCGTGGTCACCACCACCGCCATGGTGACCGCCGCCACCGTGGTCGCCTCCGCCGCCATGGTCACCGCCACCGCCATGGTGACCGCCGCCACCGTGGTCGCCACCGCCACCGTGGTCACCGCCGCCACCGCCGGGGTTGTTACCTCCGCCGCCACCGCCGGGATCACTCGGTCCGTTGCTGCTGCCAGGATTAGACGGCCCGCTGCCTGGATTGCTCGCTCCTACAACATTGTTGTCGCCGTGGTCGTTTTCATCGACGCCGGGAATGGAAGCAGTCGCCCTACAGAGCGCAGCCTCAAGAGTTCCGGGCCTTACGAATTCACATCGCTGCAAACGCGTCTGCGCGGTTCCCAGTGTCGTACTGGACAGCAAGATTGCAATACACGAGAACACAGTTGTTACCTTACTGCGCATGGGTTTTCCTCCCTTATCGGCAGTTATAACTGCATTCTCTAATTTATATTAATGCAACCACATTCGCAACATACTGAAATATACTAACTATTTTGCATTAGTACTTCAGAT
Proteins encoded in this window:
- a CDS encoding glutamate--cysteine ligase; the protein is MARDTTDQTPLSSVTELTDYLAGGCKAETDFRIGTEHEKFAFFRDGNRPVPYFGEASISALLKGMQEKLGWEPIMDGENIIGLGEQHGMGAISIEPGGQFELSGAPLENLHQTCKESNQHLATLREVAEPMGIRFLGIGGSPLWSYDETPHMPKSRYAIMTRYMPKVGTKGLDMMYRTCTIQVNLDFSSEADMRQKMRVSMKLQSLATALFASSPFTEGKPNGLLSWRGDIWRDTDNNRSGVLPFTFNDDFGFKDYVEWALDVPMYFIVRDGKYHDCTHVTFRQFMNGALKGEIAAWEPTMGDWTNHLSTLFPDVRLKRFLEMRGADGGPWRRICALPAFWVGLLYDQEALDAADALTAGWSFDEVIALRDAVPARGLGAEIAGKPLLGLAREVLDISRTGLKNRNRLNGDGQDETVFLSSLDEVLAKKTTLADDLLSLYNGRWGGSVLPVFEEYQY